In one window of Microbacterium sp. PM5 DNA:
- the gyrB gene encoding DNA topoisomerase (ATP-hydrolyzing) subunit B, protein MTSDTPDSVPQELPPKQSQKVENDYGADAIQVLEGLEAVRKRPGMYIGSTGERGLHHLVYEIVDNSVDEALAGYCDTITVTILEDGAIRVVDNGRGIPVDMHKTEGKSTVEVVLTVLHAGGKFGGGGYAVSGGLHGVGSSVVNALSTRLDVEVRRQGHVWRQSFRDGGVPQAPLSQDEATEETGTTITFWPDASIFETIDFDYDTLRTRFQQTAFLNKGLRITLSDLRPSSAYLVDGEDGQAVEKQPFDDFHYERGLVDYVEYLNKIRKAEVVNDEIIEVESEDTERHISLELAMQWTTSYTENVFTFANTINTHEGGTHEEGFRAAMTTYINKYAREKGLLKEKDDNLTGEDIREGLTAVISVKLSEPQFEGQTKTKLGNTEAKAFVQKVVGDQLTDWLDRNPAQAKRVIMKAIDAATARLAARKARETARRKSVFESASMPDKLKDCTSKDPSISEIFLVEGDSAGGSAVRGRDPETQAILSLRGKVLNVEKARLDRALGNNEIQAIISAFGCGIGEDFDVAKARYHKIVLMADADVDGQHITTLLLTLLFRYMRGLIEAGFVYLAMPPLYRLKWTNAEHEYVFSDRERDALLADGLAGGKRIPKESGIQRYKGLGEMNPKELWETTMDHNTRTLRQVTIDDAAAADEIFSVLMGEDVESRRSFIQRNAKDVRFLDI, encoded by the coding sequence ATGACGTCCGATACCCCCGACAGCGTTCCTCAGGAACTTCCTCCGAAGCAGTCACAGAAGGTCGAGAACGATTACGGGGCCGACGCCATCCAGGTGCTCGAAGGCCTCGAGGCGGTGCGCAAGCGCCCCGGCATGTACATCGGCTCGACCGGTGAGCGCGGCCTCCACCACCTCGTGTACGAGATCGTCGACAACTCCGTCGACGAGGCACTCGCCGGCTACTGCGACACCATCACGGTCACGATCCTCGAAGACGGCGCGATCCGCGTGGTCGACAACGGTCGTGGCATTCCGGTCGACATGCACAAGACCGAGGGCAAGTCGACCGTGGAGGTCGTGCTGACCGTGCTCCACGCCGGCGGCAAGTTCGGCGGCGGCGGGTATGCGGTCTCCGGCGGGCTGCACGGCGTCGGCTCGTCGGTGGTCAACGCGCTGTCGACCCGGCTGGATGTCGAAGTACGTCGGCAGGGACACGTGTGGCGGCAGTCGTTCCGCGACGGCGGTGTGCCGCAGGCCCCGCTGAGCCAGGACGAGGCGACCGAGGAGACCGGCACGACCATCACGTTCTGGCCGGACGCGTCGATCTTCGAGACGATCGACTTCGACTACGACACCCTGCGCACGCGCTTCCAGCAGACGGCGTTCCTCAACAAGGGGCTGCGCATCACGCTGAGTGATCTGCGTCCCTCGTCGGCCTACCTCGTCGACGGTGAGGACGGCCAGGCCGTCGAGAAGCAGCCCTTCGACGACTTCCACTACGAGCGCGGACTGGTGGACTACGTCGAGTACCTCAACAAGATCCGCAAGGCCGAGGTCGTCAACGACGAGATCATCGAGGTCGAATCCGAGGACACGGAGCGCCACATCTCGCTCGAGCTCGCCATGCAGTGGACCACGAGCTACACCGAGAACGTCTTCACCTTCGCGAACACGATCAACACGCACGAGGGCGGCACCCATGAAGAGGGCTTCCGCGCGGCGATGACCACGTACATCAACAAGTACGCGCGTGAGAAGGGCCTGCTCAAGGAGAAGGACGACAACCTCACGGGCGAGGACATCCGCGAGGGCCTCACCGCCGTCATCTCCGTGAAGCTGTCGGAACCGCAGTTCGAGGGACAGACCAAGACGAAGCTCGGCAACACCGAGGCGAAGGCGTTCGTGCAGAAGGTCGTCGGCGATCAGCTCACCGACTGGCTCGACCGCAACCCCGCCCAGGCGAAGCGCGTCATCATGAAGGCCATCGATGCCGCCACGGCACGGCTGGCCGCACGCAAGGCGCGCGAGACCGCGCGCCGCAAGAGCGTGTTCGAGTCGGCATCCATGCCCGACAAGCTCAAGGACTGCACGAGCAAAGACCCGTCGATCAGTGAGATCTTCCTCGTCGAGGGCGACTCGGCCGGCGGCTCGGCCGTCCGCGGTCGCGACCCCGAGACGCAGGCGATCCTCTCGCTGCGCGGCAAGGTGCTCAATGTCGAGAAGGCGCGACTGGACCGTGCGCTCGGCAACAACGAGATCCAGGCGATCATCTCGGCGTTCGGCTGCGGAATCGGCGAGGACTTCGACGTCGCCAAGGCGCGGTATCACAAGATCGTGCTGATGGCCGATGCCGACGTCGACGGCCAGCACATCACGACGCTGCTGCTGACGCTGCTGTTCCGCTACATGCGCGGACTCATCGAGGCCGGCTTCGTCTATCTCGCCATGCCGCCGCTGTATCGCCTGAAGTGGACCAATGCCGAGCACGAGTACGTGTTCAGCGACCGCGAGCGCGATGCGCTCCTTGCCGACGGTCTGGCCGGGGGCAAGCGCATTCCCAAGGAGTCGGGCATCCAGCGCTACAAGGGTCTCGGAGAGATGAACCCGAAGGAGTTGTGGGAGACGACCATGGACCACAACACCCGCACGCTCCGTCAGGTGACGATCGATGACGCGGCCGCAGCGGACGAGATCTTCTCGGTGCTCATGGGTGAGGACGTCGAGTCGCGACGCAGCTTCATCCAGCGCAACGCCAAGGACGTCCGCTTCCTCGACATCTGA
- the gyrA gene encoding DNA gyrase subunit A — MTDEERPDPNAGHNHGNIDQVDLQVEMQRSYLDYAMSVIVGRALPDVRDGLKPVHRRVIYGMYDGGYRPDKSFNKCARVVGEVMGQYHPHGDSAIYDALVRLVQPWSLRYPLADGQGNFGSPGNQGAAAPRYTETKMAALAMEMVRDIDEDTVDFEPNYDGKTQEPTVLPSRFPNLLVNGSVGIAVGMATNIPPHNLREVAEGALWALENPDAPREELLEALMSRIHGPDFPTGAQILGTKGIREAQRTGRGSITMRAVVNVEEIQGRTCLVITELPYQVNPDNVALKIRDLARDGRITGIADIRDETSDRTGQRLVIVLKRDAVAKVVLNNLYKHTQLQENFGANMLAIVDGVPRTLALDGFITYWIEHQVEVIVRRTAFRLRKAEERMHILRAYLKALDALDEVIALIRRSPTVEEAREGLKALLEIDDIQADAILAMQLRRLAALERQKIIDEATELEAQIADLNDILVSPARQRTIIAEELTGIVDKFGDDRRTHILHGFDGDMSMEDLIPEEEMVITVTRDGYIKRTRSDNYRSQHRGGKGVKGAQLRADDVVEHFFVTTTHHWLLFFTTKGRVYRSKAYEVPEAGRDAKGQHVANLLALQPGEEIAQILDIRDYKVAQYLVLATRDGKIKKTFLSEYDTNRQGGIIAIRLRGQDEEDGDEVVSALLVDDTDDILLISRQGMSLRFTATDESLRPMGRSTEGVKGMSFREGDTLLSASVAKDDAYVFVVTEGGYAKRTAVDQYRLQGRGGLGIKVAKLNEDRGDLAGGLIVGEDDEVLVVLASGKVVRSAVAEVPAKGRDTMGVVFARPDDDDRILAIARNSERALRAEQDPAETTDAEDSPASRPEGSDTDA, encoded by the coding sequence ATGACTGACGAAGAACGCCCCGACCCGAACGCCGGCCACAACCACGGCAACATCGACCAGGTCGACCTCCAAGTCGAGATGCAGCGCAGCTATCTCGACTACGCGATGAGCGTCATCGTCGGCCGCGCCCTGCCCGACGTCCGTGACGGTCTGAAGCCCGTGCACCGCCGTGTCATCTACGGCATGTACGACGGGGGCTACCGCCCTGACAAGAGCTTCAACAAGTGCGCGCGCGTCGTCGGCGAGGTGATGGGTCAGTATCACCCGCACGGTGACAGTGCGATCTACGACGCGCTCGTGCGCCTCGTGCAGCCGTGGTCGCTGCGCTACCCGCTGGCCGACGGTCAGGGAAACTTCGGATCCCCGGGCAACCAAGGTGCGGCCGCGCCGCGGTACACCGAAACGAAGATGGCCGCGCTCGCCATGGAGATGGTGCGCGACATCGACGAGGACACCGTCGACTTCGAGCCGAACTACGACGGCAAGACGCAGGAGCCGACGGTGCTGCCGTCGCGCTTCCCGAACCTGCTGGTCAACGGCTCGGTCGGCATCGCGGTCGGCATGGCGACCAACATCCCGCCGCACAACCTCCGCGAGGTCGCGGAGGGCGCGCTGTGGGCGCTGGAGAACCCGGACGCGCCGCGCGAGGAGCTGCTCGAGGCGCTCATGAGCCGCATCCACGGGCCGGACTTCCCCACCGGGGCGCAGATTCTCGGAACCAAGGGCATCCGCGAAGCGCAGCGCACCGGTCGGGGTTCGATCACGATGCGCGCCGTCGTGAACGTCGAGGAGATCCAGGGCCGTACGTGCCTCGTGATCACCGAGCTGCCCTACCAGGTCAACCCCGACAACGTCGCGCTGAAGATCCGCGATCTCGCGCGCGACGGGCGCATCACCGGCATCGCCGACATCCGCGACGAGACGAGCGATCGCACGGGTCAGCGTCTCGTCATCGTCCTCAAGCGGGATGCCGTCGCCAAGGTCGTGCTGAACAACCTCTACAAGCACACCCAGCTGCAGGAGAACTTCGGCGCCAACATGCTGGCGATCGTCGACGGGGTGCCGCGCACGCTCGCCCTCGACGGGTTCATCACGTACTGGATCGAGCACCAGGTCGAGGTGATCGTCCGTCGCACGGCCTTCCGACTCCGCAAGGCCGAGGAGCGCATGCACATCCTGCGTGCGTACCTGAAGGCACTCGACGCGCTCGACGAGGTCATCGCGCTCATCCGTCGCTCGCCGACGGTCGAGGAGGCCCGCGAAGGACTCAAGGCGCTCCTGGAGATCGACGACATCCAGGCCGACGCGATCCTGGCCATGCAGCTGCGTCGCCTCGCCGCGCTGGAGCGGCAGAAGATCATCGACGAGGCGACGGAGCTCGAGGCGCAGATCGCCGATCTCAACGACATCCTCGTGTCGCCGGCGCGCCAGCGGACGATCATCGCCGAGGAGCTCACCGGCATCGTCGACAAGTTCGGTGACGACCGTCGCACGCACATCCTGCACGGCTTCGACGGCGACATGTCGATGGAAGACCTCATCCCCGAAGAGGAGATGGTCATCACCGTCACCCGCGACGGGTACATCAAGCGCACGCGCAGCGACAACTATCGTTCCCAGCATCGCGGCGGCAAGGGCGTCAAGGGCGCCCAGCTGCGGGCCGACGATGTCGTCGAGCACTTCTTCGTGACGACCACGCACCACTGGCTGCTCTTCTTCACCACCAAGGGCCGCGTCTACCGGTCGAAGGCGTACGAGGTTCCCGAGGCCGGCCGCGACGCGAAGGGTCAGCACGTCGCGAACCTGCTGGCACTGCAGCCGGGTGAGGAGATCGCGCAGATCCTGGACATCCGCGACTACAAGGTCGCCCAGTACCTCGTGCTCGCGACCCGCGACGGCAAGATCAAGAAGACCTTCCTCAGCGAGTACGACACCAATCGTCAGGGTGGCATCATCGCGATCCGCCTGCGCGGGCAGGATGAGGAGGACGGCGACGAGGTCGTCAGCGCGCTGCTCGTCGACGACACCGACGACATCCTCCTCATCTCCCGTCAGGGCATGTCGCTGCGCTTCACCGCGACCGACGAGTCGCTGCGTCCCATGGGCCGCTCGACCGAGGGTGTGAAGGGGATGTCGTTCCGTGAGGGTGACACGCTGCTGTCGGCATCCGTCGCGAAGGACGATGCCTACGTCTTCGTCGTGACCGAAGGCGGGTACGCCAAGCGCACCGCTGTCGACCAGTACCGCCTCCAGGGACGTGGCGGACTGGGCATCAAGGTCGCCAAGCTGAACGAGGACCGGGGCGATCTCGCCGGCGGTCTGATCGTCGGTGAGGACGACGAGGTCTTGGTGGTTCTTGCCAGCGGCAAGGTGGTACGCTCTGCCGTGGCCGAGGTGCCTGCGAAGGGTCGCGACACCATGGGAGTGGTCTTCGCCCGTCCCGACGACGACGATCGCATCCTCGCAATCGCACGGAACTCGGAGCGAGCGCTCCGAGCGGAGCAGGACCCGGCCGAGACCACCGACGCCGAAGACTCCCCCGCTTCGCGCCCCGAAGGAAGTGACACCGACGCATGA
- a CDS encoding DUF3566 domain-containing protein: protein MSTVADKLAKKSSSKTSAKQVRLRLVYVDFWSAVKLSFLAAVAVAIVTVVASFLIYTVLSTTGLIGKLDDLFKAFDDNFKLSDVINLAQVMAFSSVVAILNLIVITVLGAVVAGIYNLMVKVTGGLLVGFTSN from the coding sequence ATGAGCACGGTAGCCGACAAGCTCGCCAAGAAGTCATCCAGTAAGACCAGCGCCAAGCAGGTGCGTCTGCGCCTCGTGTACGTGGACTTCTGGTCCGCCGTGAAGCTGTCCTTCCTCGCCGCGGTGGCCGTCGCGATCGTCACTGTGGTGGCGAGCTTCCTGATCTACACGGTGCTCAGCACGACGGGACTGATCGGCAAGCTCGACGACCTCTTCAAGGCCTTCGACGACAACTTCAAGTTGAGCGATGTGATCAACCTGGCGCAGGTCATGGCGTTCTCCTCCGTGGTAGCCATCCTGAACCTGATCGTGATCACGGTGCTGGGCGCCGTCGTCGCCGGGATCTACAACCTGATGGTCAAGGTGACCGGCGGACTGCTCGTCGGCTTCACGTCCAACTGA
- a CDS encoding YdeI/OmpD-associated family protein, which translates to MRFETTLFQQGNNTGIVVPPEVVEALGGGSRAAVTVTVNGFTYPSTLAVMGGRHLIPFSSDKRSATGLAGGDAIEVTLELDTAPRTVEVPDDLAVALDDAGIRARFDALAPSARKAHVTNVVSAKTDETRTRRIAAIVAKLA; encoded by the coding sequence ATGCGGTTCGAAACGACGCTCTTCCAGCAGGGAAACAACACCGGCATCGTGGTTCCCCCCGAGGTCGTCGAGGCCCTCGGCGGTGGCAGCCGGGCAGCGGTCACGGTCACCGTGAACGGCTTCACCTACCCGAGCACGCTCGCGGTGATGGGTGGACGCCACCTCATCCCGTTCTCGTCCGACAAGCGCTCGGCGACCGGCCTCGCCGGCGGTGACGCGATCGAGGTCACCCTCGAGCTCGACACGGCACCGCGGACGGTCGAGGTCCCGGACGATCTCGCCGTCGCCTTGGACGATGCGGGGATCCGCGCGCGCTTCGACGCGCTCGCTCCCAGCGCGCGCAAGGCGCACGTCACGAACGTGGTCTCGGCCAAGACGGATGAGACCCGCACGCGACGCATCGCCGCGATCGTCGCGAAGCTCGCCTGA
- a CDS encoding helix-turn-helix transcriptional regulator, whose amino-acid sequence MTDDSTRDDGRQRRQELGSFLRRQRERLDRAAYGLPPAGRGRAVGLRREEVSYLSGVSVTWYTWLEQGRDIHPSRQVLDAVAAALRLTDAEHDYVLSLVGLAPRPAARADAVDTAPAAVQRFLDALDDHPAYALAPDWGIAGWNSAYERLYPGVATTSSEDRNLLWLVFTDPSVRSLLDDWDDTSRRFLAEFRAEAGPRLGDPRYRDLVARLIAASDDFRTRWNEHGVGGFVSRERVFRHPERGRLVFEHHQLRPSDHTDVQLVVYVADAETRQRFARTTD is encoded by the coding sequence GTGACTGACGACAGCACCCGCGACGACGGCCGTCAGCGGCGGCAGGAGCTGGGCTCGTTCCTGCGACGCCAACGCGAGCGTCTCGATCGGGCCGCCTACGGGCTGCCGCCGGCCGGCCGTGGTCGAGCCGTGGGCCTGCGGCGCGAGGAGGTCTCGTACCTGTCGGGGGTGAGCGTCACCTGGTACACGTGGCTCGAGCAGGGGCGCGACATCCACCCCTCGCGCCAAGTCCTGGACGCCGTCGCGGCGGCGCTGCGCCTCACCGACGCCGAACACGATTACGTGCTGAGTCTCGTGGGCCTCGCGCCACGGCCGGCGGCCCGCGCCGATGCCGTGGATACGGCGCCCGCCGCCGTGCAGCGCTTTCTCGACGCCCTCGACGACCACCCCGCGTACGCACTCGCCCCCGACTGGGGGATCGCGGGCTGGAACAGCGCGTATGAGCGCCTGTACCCCGGTGTGGCCACGACCTCGTCGGAAGATCGCAACCTTCTCTGGCTCGTGTTCACCGACCCGTCGGTGCGCTCGCTGCTGGACGACTGGGACGACACGAGCAGAAGATTCCTCGCCGAGTTCCGCGCCGAGGCCGGACCTCGTCTGGGAGATCCGCGCTACCGCGATCTGGTTGCGAGACTGATCGCGGCCAGCGACGACTTCCGCACCCGGTGGAACGAGCACGGCGTGGGGGGCTTCGTCTCACGCGAGCGCGTGTTCCGCCATCCCGAACGGGGGCGGCTGGTGTTCGAGCACCACCAGCTGCGACCGTCGGATCACACCGACGTGCAACTCGTGGTCTACGTCGCGGATGCCGAGACCCGGCAGCGCTTCGCCCGCACGACGGACTGA
- the ilvD gene encoding dihydroxy-acid dehydratase, with protein MPTPLRSRTVTHGRNAAGARALFRAAGVNAADFGKPMIAVANSFTEFVPGHTHLQPVGRIVSDAITAAGGIPREFNTIAVDDGIAMGHGGMLYSLPSRDLIADSVEYMVNAHQADALVCISNCDKITPGMLMAALRLNIPTVFVSGGPMESGRATLVDGTVRTLDLVDAISEAANDTVSDADIQRIEENACPTCGSCSGMFTANSMNCLVEALGLALPGNGSVLATHTARRALYEKAGEVAVQITRAFYDEDDASVLPRAVASPAAFANAMALDIAMGGSTNTILHLLAAAHEAGIDFGLDEIDAISRRVPCLAKIAPNPAYGRMYYMEDVHRAGGIPTILGELHRAGLLNSDVSSIHAASLDAWLGEWDVRGGTASDAARELWHAAPGGVRSSSAFSQSERWATLDEDAENGCIRSVAHAYSADGGLAVLRGNLAVDGAVVKTAGVDPSILVFSGPAVVCESQEEAVAKILGKKVQPGDVVVIRYEGPKGGPGMQEMLHPTSFLKGRGLGKVCALVTDGRFSGGTSGLSIGHVSPEAASGGIIALVEDGDIVDIDIPSRSMSLRVDDDELERRRARLLDEGGYAPRDRQRPVSLALRAYAAMATSADRGAVRDVESVERALRERELRTASA; from the coding sequence ATGCCCACCCCTCTGCGCTCCCGCACCGTCACGCACGGCCGCAACGCCGCTGGCGCCCGTGCCCTGTTCCGCGCCGCCGGCGTCAACGCCGCCGACTTCGGCAAGCCGATGATCGCCGTCGCCAACAGCTTCACCGAGTTCGTCCCCGGCCACACGCACCTGCAGCCGGTGGGCCGCATCGTCTCCGACGCGATCACCGCGGCCGGCGGCATCCCGCGCGAGTTCAACACCATCGCCGTCGACGACGGCATCGCCATGGGGCACGGCGGCATGCTGTACTCGCTGCCCTCACGCGATCTGATCGCCGACTCGGTGGAATACATGGTCAACGCGCACCAGGCCGACGCGCTCGTGTGCATCTCCAACTGCGACAAGATCACGCCCGGAATGCTGATGGCGGCCCTCCGCCTCAACATTCCGACCGTCTTCGTCTCGGGCGGTCCGATGGAGTCGGGCCGGGCGACTCTGGTCGACGGGACCGTCCGCACCCTCGACCTGGTCGACGCGATCTCCGAGGCGGCGAACGACACGGTGTCGGATGCCGACATCCAGCGCATCGAGGAGAACGCCTGCCCGACGTGCGGGTCGTGCTCGGGCATGTTCACGGCCAACTCGATGAACTGTCTCGTCGAAGCGCTCGGCCTCGCCCTTCCCGGCAACGGCTCGGTACTGGCGACCCACACCGCCCGCCGCGCGCTGTACGAGAAGGCGGGCGAGGTCGCGGTGCAGATCACGCGGGCGTTCTACGACGAAGACGACGCGTCGGTGCTTCCGCGCGCCGTCGCGAGCCCGGCGGCCTTCGCCAACGCGATGGCGCTCGACATCGCGATGGGCGGATCGACGAACACGATCCTCCACCTGCTGGCCGCGGCGCACGAGGCCGGCATCGACTTCGGTCTCGACGAGATCGACGCCATCTCCCGTCGCGTGCCGTGCCTTGCGAAGATCGCACCCAACCCGGCCTACGGCCGCATGTACTACATGGAGGACGTGCACCGCGCCGGCGGCATCCCCACCATCCTCGGCGAGCTGCACCGCGCGGGGCTGCTCAACTCCGATGTCTCGTCGATCCACGCGGCCTCGCTGGACGCGTGGCTGGGCGAGTGGGACGTGCGCGGGGGTACGGCTTCCGACGCGGCGCGTGAGCTCTGGCACGCGGCACCCGGAGGCGTGCGCTCCTCGAGCGCGTTCTCGCAGTCGGAGCGCTGGGCGACCCTGGACGAGGATGCCGAGAACGGCTGCATCCGCTCCGTCGCGCACGCCTACTCCGCCGACGGTGGTCTCGCGGTGCTGCGCGGCAACCTCGCGGTGGACGGCGCCGTGGTCAAGACCGCGGGCGTGGACCCCTCGATCCTGGTGTTCTCGGGTCCTGCGGTGGTCTGCGAGTCGCAAGAGGAGGCGGTGGCGAAGATCCTCGGCAAGAAGGTGCAGCCGGGTGACGTCGTCGTGATCCGGTACGAGGGTCCCAAGGGCGGCCCGGGTATGCAGGAGATGCTGCATCCCACCTCGTTCCTCAAGGGCCGGGGCCTGGGCAAGGTGTGCGCCCTGGTGACCGACGGTCGTTTCTCGGGCGGCACGTCGGGTCTGTCCATCGGTCACGTCTCGCCGGAAGCAGCCAGCGGCGGGATCATCGCCCTCGTCGAAGACGGTGACATCGTCGACATCGACATCCCGTCGCGGTCGATGAGCCTGCGTGTGGACGACGACGAGCTCGAGCGACGTCGCGCCCGACTGCTGGACGAGGGCGGATACGCGCCGCGCGATCGTCAGCGACCGGTGTCGCTGGCGCTGCGGGCGTATGCGGCGATGGCGACGTCGGCCGATCGCGGAGCCGTCCGCGATGTCGAATCCGTCGAACGTGCGCTGCGTGAACGCGAGCTGCGGACGGCTTCGGCCTGA
- a CDS encoding NUDIX domain-containing protein, whose protein sequence is MDLRVAAYAVVVDESDRVLLAHWHQGRRGAWTMPGGGLEEGEDPVDAARREVWEETGYRVRIGTLLGIHSRVIPANRRVFAADTEPLHTLRIVYRAQVTGGQLRHEKNGSTDRAEWFDLTALPPQRVKLVDIALGMAGVAVTGAV, encoded by the coding sequence ATGGACTTGCGGGTCGCCGCCTACGCCGTCGTCGTCGACGAGTCCGACCGCGTGCTGCTCGCTCACTGGCACCAGGGGCGCCGGGGAGCTTGGACCATGCCCGGCGGCGGCCTGGAAGAGGGCGAGGATCCCGTGGATGCCGCGCGCCGAGAGGTGTGGGAGGAGACCGGGTACCGCGTGCGGATCGGCACGCTCCTCGGCATCCACTCCCGCGTGATCCCGGCGAACCGCCGGGTCTTCGCTGCCGACACCGAGCCCCTGCATACGCTGCGCATCGTGTACCGCGCGCAGGTGACGGGAGGTCAGCTGCGCCACGAGAAGAACGGATCGACCGATCGGGCGGAGTGGTTCGACCTCACGGCGCTGCCGCCGCAACGGGTGAAGCTCGTCGACATCGCGCTCGGGATGGCCGGCGTGGCCGTCACCGGCGCGGTCTGA
- a CDS encoding YbaK/EbsC family protein has translation MPDPLDRVRDAAAARGLAIEVRERPAASSLAEAAGLLGLQPADIVKTLVVKKSDDTYLFALIPGDLAISWPKLRALVGVNKLRLPEPELALAATGYERGTIVPIGSTNDWPVYADASIVGRRIAMGAGAHGYSLFVDADDLIRAYDATVADISQPAAS, from the coding sequence ATGCCTGATCCCCTCGACCGCGTCCGAGATGCGGCCGCCGCGCGCGGCCTGGCCATCGAGGTTCGTGAGCGGCCCGCGGCATCCAGCCTTGCGGAGGCGGCCGGCCTGCTCGGTCTGCAGCCTGCTGACATCGTCAAGACACTCGTGGTCAAGAAGTCCGACGACACGTATCTGTTCGCGTTGATTCCGGGAGATCTGGCGATCTCCTGGCCGAAACTGCGCGCGCTGGTCGGGGTGAACAAGCTGAGACTCCCCGAGCCGGAGCTCGCTCTGGCCGCGACCGGCTACGAGCGGGGAACCATCGTGCCGATCGGCAGCACGAACGACTGGCCGGTGTACGCGGACGCGTCGATCGTGGGCAGACGTATCGCGATGGGTGCCGGGGCGCACGGCTACAGCCTGTTCGTCGACGCCGACGACCTCATCCGTGCATACGATGCGACGGTTGCCGACATCTCGCAGCCGGCGGCGTCCTGA
- a CDS encoding peptidylprolyl isomerase, with protein MPIHTAVATIHTNHGDIVVNLFGDHAPRTVQNFTGLADGSQAWTHPATGKPGEGPLYKDVIFHRIIPNFMIQGGDPLGQGVGGPGYNFNDEIHPELTFGAPYLLAMANAGLRRNAITGKAEGTNGSQFFITTDPTPWLNGKHTIFGEVADDASRAVVDAISAVPTAAGDRPIEPVVISSIDVVPA; from the coding sequence ATGCCGATCCACACCGCCGTCGCGACCATCCACACCAACCACGGCGACATCGTCGTCAACCTCTTCGGAGACCACGCACCGCGCACCGTGCAGAACTTCACGGGTCTGGCCGACGGCTCGCAGGCCTGGACGCACCCGGCGACCGGCAAGCCCGGCGAGGGTCCGCTGTACAAGGACGTCATCTTCCACCGCATCATCCCGAACTTCATGATCCAGGGCGGCGACCCGCTCGGTCAGGGCGTCGGGGGCCCGGGCTACAACTTCAACGACGAGATCCACCCCGAGCTCACGTTCGGTGCGCCCTACCTGCTCGCGATGGCCAACGCCGGACTGCGCCGCAACGCCATCACGGGCAAGGCCGAGGGCACCAACGGCTCGCAGTTCTTCATCACGACCGATCCGACGCCGTGGCTCAACGGCAAGCACACGATCTTCGGCGAGGTCGCCGACGATGCCTCGCGTGCCGTCGTCGACGCGATCTCGGCCGTTCCGACCGCCGCGGGCGACCGCCCGATCGAGCCCGTCGTGATCAGCTCGATCGACGTCGTCCCCGCCTGA
- a CDS encoding rhomboid family intramembrane serine protease: MTDSDIRTNPDNFCYRHPDRQSFVLCQRCLRTICGECQTPLPVGVICPECLAEQRQAAKANVTRMPRRRPSGIDGKPVVTYTLVIVTTVFYLIGLIPGIGPLVQSLFAFAPWLAYTQPWRLLTVTLVHASPFHIAFNMLALWALGRSLEPLLGRWRFLALYLLSALGGSVLGAFVAPTTWVVGASGAVWGLLGAMFVIGRHLGANVTAIAVLLGINLVITFLPGSGIAWPAHIGGGLVGALIGVIFARTRKIRQRGLQVWLLVAVGAGLLGLLAVPLFIYA, translated from the coding sequence GTGACCGACTCCGACATCCGCACCAATCCGGACAACTTCTGCTACCGGCATCCTGACCGCCAGAGCTTCGTGCTCTGCCAGCGGTGTCTGCGCACGATCTGCGGAGAGTGCCAGACGCCGCTGCCGGTGGGCGTGATCTGTCCGGAGTGCCTCGCCGAGCAGCGCCAGGCCGCCAAGGCGAATGTCACGCGGATGCCGCGACGGCGTCCGTCCGGCATCGACGGCAAACCGGTCGTGACGTACACGTTGGTCATCGTCACCACCGTGTTCTACCTGATCGGACTGATCCCGGGCATCGGCCCGCTGGTTCAGAGTCTTTTTGCGTTCGCACCGTGGCTGGCCTACACGCAGCCTTGGCGATTGTTGACCGTGACGCTCGTGCACGCGAGCCCTTTCCACATCGCCTTCAACATGCTGGCGCTGTGGGCGCTGGGACGCAGTCTCGAACCGCTGCTCGGGCGGTGGCGTTTCTTGGCGCTCTACCTCCTGAGCGCGTTGGGTGGATCCGTGCTGGGCGCCTTCGTCGCGCCGACGACATGGGTCGTCGGCGCTTCCGGTGCGGTCTGGGGTCTTCTGGGCGCGATGTTCGTCATCGGTCGTCACCTCGGCGCCAACGTCACCGCGATCGCCGTGCTTCTCGGGATCAACCTCGTGATCACGTTCCTGCCCGGATCGGGCATCGCGTGGCCGGCTCACATCGGCGGCGGGCTCGTGGGTGCGCTGATCGGCGTGATCTTCGCCCGAACGCGCAAGATCCGACAACGGGGGCTGCAAGTATGGTTGCTCGTCGCGGTCGGGGCGGGTCTGCTGGGCCTCCTCGCGGTGCCCTTGTTCATCTACGCCTAG